In the Leptospira fletcheri genome, TGTAAGGGCGCCATCTTGAATATCCTTTTCTGAGTCAGCTTAAAGGAACCTACTTGGAGGATAACGGAAAGGGATTCCGCCACGAAGATTCCTCCTAAAATAACGAGCAGGATCTCCTTTTTCAACATAACGCAGGTCATTCCGATGGTAGCTCCGAGAAAGAGGGAACCGGTATCTCCCATGAATACCTGGGCCGGATGCGTATTGAACCAAAGGAAACCGATCAGCGCTCCTGCCAGAGCGGAAAGAAACACGCTATATTCGTGGGCTCCGGGTAAATAAGGAATATTTAAATAGTTCGCCGCGACCGGAGTTCCCGACACGTAAGAGATGATCGCGAGAGTAGTCACGGAAATACATGCCGTTCCGCCGGCAAGACCGTCCAGTCCGTCGGTGAGATTGACTCCGTGACTAGCGCCTAAAATCACTAGGATGGAAAACGGAATCGCAAAAATTCCCAAGGCCAAAACCGGTCCTTTTACGAAGGGCAAAAATAAATCGGTCAGATGGAACGGAATTCTTCCCGATGTCCCGCCGGGAGCTTCGCCTGTATAATAAAAGTACGCTATACAAAAACCGGCGGACAACAGAACGGAAAGAACGAACTTGGTTCTCGCCCTCATTCCACCTTTGATCTTTTTCACCGACTTCATATAATCGTCGCAGAATCCCAAAGCGGAAAATAAAATCGCACCGCTCAGAAGCAGCAAGATGTTCGGGTTCTTAAGATTCCCCCAAAGAAGAACGGAAAAGAGAAGAGCTCCGATGATCATCAATCCTCCCATCGTGGGAGTTCCGGACTTGGCGCTGTGAGATTTGGGACCGTCATCCCTCACGCTTTCTCTGAACTTCAATCCGTATAGAAAATCGATCACTTTTCCACCGAACCAAAACGTTAAAAACATAGAGGTCAGCCCGGCCATCAAAGCTCTGAAGGTTACATAGCTGAAGATACGGAGGGAATCCCATTCCCTAAAAAAGTATTCGTATACGTAATAGAACATAATCCTCTTAAACCGATCGGGGGTTCTTAGATCCTATCGTCCGGATTCGGCAAAGAGCCAAGCTTTTTGTATTTCTTCCCCGTCGTCGAAATGACGTTTTTCCTTTCCGATAATCTGATAATCCTCGTGCCCTTTTCCCGCGACCAAAAGGCATCCTCCTTCCTTCAATAGTAAAACCCCTTTTCGGATCGCTGCTGCCCGGTCCGCAGTTCGGAAGACCGGGAGATAACCCGGGGAAAATCCCGCCTGGATCTCGTCCAAAATGGATTCAGGATCTTCCGTCCTAGGATTGTCGGAAGTTAGGATGACCCGATCCGCGAGGGATTCCGCGATGCCTGCCATTTGCGGACGTTTGGTTCTATCCCTGTCCCCGCCGCATCCGAATAATAAAATGAGTTCCTTCGGATTGGATTCCCGGACGCTGGTCAAAATATTTTTCAAAGCATCCGGAGTATGGGCATAATCCACAACTGCCATTCTAGATCGATCCGGACTATAATAGATCTGAAAACGCCCCGGAATTTGAGGAATACGACCCAGCGCTTCCAGTAAGAGGGATTTCTCCCATCCGAATGCGAATCCCGCCGTTAGGGCCAAGGCGGTATTCCGGACGTTGAAACCTCCGAGAAGATTGGTCCGAACTTTTACGGGCCCTCCCCAAGCGATCGGCAAATTCAGGTCGTAAGTCGTCTCCGTTAAGGAAAATTCCTCGTTCGAGATTCCAAACTCTTTTCCCTTTTCTCCCAAAGCGTACAATTTCAAATTCGGGCAATCTGCGGAAAGGAGTTCCTGCATCTCTTTTCCTCCGGAAACGGAAAGATCGAGTACTCCGAAAACGGAAGGATCCTTCCCCAAAGAACGGAACAGGATGCTCTTGCTCTTTAGATAATCTTCCATGTCCGGATGGAAGTCGAGATGATCCTGGGTCAGATTCGTGAAGATGCCCGCGCGAAAGACAGTGCCTAACGTCCGCCCTAATTTTAAACCGTGGGAACTTGCCTCCATAAACACGTATTCCACGCCCGCGATTTGCATTTCGTTCAGAATTTCCTGGAGGCTGCACGCATCGGGAGTAGTGTATCCAGTATCCAATTTTTTACCTTGGAACTTGACTCCGACGGTTCCGATCACAGCGGTGCGTTTGCCTGCGGCTTCCCCCAAAGAGGCTAAGATATGAGTCAGAGAAGTCTTTCCATTCGTTCCCGTAACTCCGACCACCTTCAATTTTTCCGAAGGATAGTCTAAAAGAAAAGATGCGATCCTGCCCGCCAATCGATCGGGGTCGATCCGACTGTATAGTACAATCTTTCCCGGTAATTCGCGAGAGGCATTTTCCCGATCGGAGAATAGAACGAACCTACAGGTAGAAAGAGCCGCATATTCCCGACCTTTCGGTCCTAAAGAATCCGGTACGCAAAACAGATCCCTTTCGGAAAGTCTACGCGAGTCCGTACGGACATAACCTACTTCCTCTTCCGAAGAAAACGGGGAAGATGTTCTGATTTCGGGAAATGCTTTAAGGAGAACGGAAAGTTTCAAAATCGGACTCGTTCCGCTCGGGGGGGAGCGTTACGGTAATGATACGATCCCCCACCGTAATCGGCAAGTAATGATACGTTTTCCGATACAGTGCCTCGATGCGTCGAGCGGACGTATAAGTGGCCATCCCTATTTTCAGGTCGTCGTTTTTCTTCAGGAGAAGTTTCTTTTCCTGGGAACTCAGAGAAATCTCCCGGTTGAGTCTGGAGACCTGGACGTTCTGCCATACGAATAAGAATAGAAGGGAGACCGGAAGACCGATTTTCAAAAAGACGAGGGCTAAAAATCCGAGATCACCCCAGATCCGGCTATGGTACCAATCTTTCAGCCGACTCATTCTTCTTCGTCCCCGTTCTCTTCTTTTCTAATATCGGACGCGGAGAGTTTATCGATTACCCGTAATTTTGCGGATCTGGACGCCGCGTTTTCCCGGACTTCCTCTTCCGTAGGAAGGATCGGTTTTTTAGTCACCAACTTGGCGGAATGAGAACGGGCATAATCCCTGAATTGGTTCTTTACGATTCGATCTTCCAGGGAGTGGAAGGAAATCACTTGGAACCTTCCCCCTTCCGCCAATACCTCGAGAAGTTTTCCGATCCCGAACTCGATATGCATAAGTTCCTGGTTCACCTCGATACGCAATGCCTGAAATACGCGCGTAGCAGGATGTCTGCCGGGGGGCCAGAATTTTCGCGGAATCACTCTGGAAACAAGCTGGGCGAGCTCTCCTGTGTATGCGATACGGCCGTGCCTTCTCCTCTCCAGGATCGCTTCCACGATTTTCTTGGTCCACCTTTCCTCTCCGTATTCGTAAAAGATCTTACTCAAAATCTTTTCAGGATAGGTATTGATCACGTCTTCCGCGGAAATCCCTCCACCCGAGGAAAGGCGCATATCCAAGGGTTCGTCTTCGCGAAAACTGAAGCCCCTCCCCGCGTGCAGTAAGTGGAAAGTGGAAATACCCAGATCGAGTAAAATTCCGTCCGGATTCCGATCTGCGCCTATTTTTCTTAAAAAATCCGAATCTACTTCCGAAAAATTGGCCTCAACGGACAGGATTCTATCCGAGAATTCCGCCAACCGAGACTCGGCTCGTTTCAGCATTGTCGCGTCGCGATCTAGTAGAATAAGTTTAGAATTCGGAAAGTTGCGTAACAGGAGAAGGCTATGTCCTCCTTCTCCGGCGGTGCCGTCCAAAAAAAGAAACTCCGATTCGGGAGAAAAGGCCTCCTGAAAATAGAAAAGGATTTCCCTGTATAGGACAGAATAATGGACGGATTCCAATTTATGTTCCAAGATTCGTCCAAACCCTTTTAGCGGCAACTGCAAAGCAAATCGGTTGTAGGAAAAGGAATTTGCGTAAAACCTAGATCCGGGAATATACCGTAAGGATTATAGATACAGAATTATTCTTTACAGCAAAATCTTGACTATTTCGAAAATTTTTCACAATCATGTCGTCTTTTAAAATAGGTACCAATGAAACGTCAGAGCTTAGTTTTTATTCTACTTTCTTATAGTGTTTTGATCATCGTAATCTTGGTGGGAACCGTATCCGCTATCGCGCTGCTGGCCGGAAAGGACCGGATCGAAGAGATCTATTTTGAACAGATGCGAGGGGCGAGCCAGGCGGCAGCTCAGGAAATAGGAAACTTCTACGATACCCACCTTGCGATCGCACATACTCTCGCCGAAGACCAGAGAACCAAAGAAACGATCCGAACGGGAAAACCGATCGCACAGCCGCTTTACCAGGAGATTCAAAAACGGTTCGGAACATACGAAAACATATTCGTAACCACGGCGGAGGAGACTCCTGTAGTGATCACGGATGCGATGATCAAAGGAACCGGACTTAGAATCGGCAAGGAACAGAACATTCCGAACATCAAGGTCGCCTTGGAAGGGAAACATTTTCTCGGGGAACCGCTCCGTTCTCCGATCACTCAGCTGCCGGTTTCCTTATTGACCGTTCCCGTACGGGAAGGCGGGAAAGTGATCGGAATCATCGGCCTAGCCCTTTCCTTGGAATCGCT is a window encoding:
- the rsmH gene encoding 16S rRNA (cytosine(1402)-N(4))-methyltransferase RsmH; translation: MESVHYSVLYREILFYFQEAFSPESEFLFLDGTAGEGGHSLLLLRNFPNSKLILLDRDATMLKRAESRLAEFSDRILSVEANFSEVDSDFLRKIGADRNPDGILLDLGISTFHLLHAGRGFSFREDEPLDMRLSSGGGISAEDVINTYPEKILSKIFYEYGEERWTKKIVEAILERRRHGRIAYTGELAQLVSRVIPRKFWPPGRHPATRVFQALRIEVNQELMHIEFGIGKLLEVLAEGGRFQVISFHSLEDRIVKNQFRDYARSHSAKLVTKKPILPTEEEVRENAASRSAKLRVIDKLSASDIRKEENGDEEE
- a CDS encoding UDP-N-acetylmuramoyl-L-alanyl-D-glutamate--2,6-diaminopimelate ligase — encoded protein: MKLSVLLKAFPEIRTSSPFSSEEEVGYVRTDSRRLSERDLFCVPDSLGPKGREYAALSTCRFVLFSDRENASRELPGKIVLYSRIDPDRLAGRIASFLLDYPSEKLKVVGVTGTNGKTSLTHILASLGEAAGKRTAVIGTVGVKFQGKKLDTGYTTPDACSLQEILNEMQIAGVEYVFMEASSHGLKLGRTLGTVFRAGIFTNLTQDHLDFHPDMEDYLKSKSILFRSLGKDPSVFGVLDLSVSGGKEMQELLSADCPNLKLYALGEKGKEFGISNEEFSLTETTYDLNLPIAWGGPVKVRTNLLGGFNVRNTALALTAGFAFGWEKSLLLEALGRIPQIPGRFQIYYSPDRSRMAVVDYAHTPDALKNILTSVRESNPKELILLFGCGGDRDRTKRPQMAGIAESLADRVILTSDNPRTEDPESILDEIQAGFSPGYLPVFRTADRAAAIRKGVLLLKEGGCLLVAGKGHEDYQIIGKEKRHFDDGEEIQKAWLFAESGR
- the mraY gene encoding phospho-N-acetylmuramoyl-pentapeptide-transferase; amino-acid sequence: MFYYVYEYFFREWDSLRIFSYVTFRALMAGLTSMFLTFWFGGKVIDFLYGLKFRESVRDDGPKSHSAKSGTPTMGGLMIIGALLFSVLLWGNLKNPNILLLLSGAILFSALGFCDDYMKSVKKIKGGMRARTKFVLSVLLSAGFCIAYFYYTGEAPGGTSGRIPFHLTDLFLPFVKGPVLALGIFAIPFSILVILGASHGVNLTDGLDGLAGGTACISVTTLAIISYVSGTPVAANYLNIPYLPGAHEYSVFLSALAGALIGFLWFNTHPAQVFMGDTGSLFLGATIGMTCVMLKKEILLVILGGIFVAESLSVILQVGSFKLTQKRIFKMAPLHHHFELGGISETKVVIRFWIVAVILAIISLSSLKIQ